From Gigantopelta aegis isolate Gae_Host unplaced genomic scaffold, Gae_host_genome ctg2991_pilon_pilon:::debris, whole genome shotgun sequence, the proteins below share one genomic window:
- the LOC121391823 gene encoding uncharacterized protein LOC121391823 produces MTMTLVWLFCAFALMVGGILGFDHTDWRFVTTSYKGEKVNGVVGLNRRSMLMIPDPVDNPSKCNRRTINQHDFEKRLVAMKDPVTRECLVKRLGKKDTYEYMKKALENGSEFVQTMEHWDVAKNPLAKDKVKRKIGSFLDDFCSDSKVFMLKPLKRAKKVVKRSWCIICSSCQNVGYPADYAHMNQQ; encoded by the exons ATGACAATGACGCTCGTGTGGTTGTTTTGTGCATTTGCCTTGATGGTTGGAGGGATATTGGGATTTGACCACACAGAC tgGCGTTTCGTAACAACCAGTTACAAAGGAGAGAAGGTCAATGGGGTCGTAGGTCTCAATCGGCGCAGTATGTTGATGATACCCGATCCAGTGGATAATCCAAGCAAATGCAACCGAAGAACAATTAACCAGCACGACTTTGAGAAG CGCTTGGTAGCCATGAAGGATCCAGTGACACGGGAATGTCTGGTGAAGCGACTCGGGAAGAAGGATACCTATGAATACATGAAGAAGGCCCTGGAAAATGGG AGTGAATTTGTCCAGACGATGGAGCATTGGGATGTTGCGAAGAATCCACTGGCAAAAGATAAAGTGAAGAGGAAAATTGGATCTTTCTTGGATGACTTCTGTAGCGACTCCAAAGTCTTCATGTTGAAACCACTTAAGCGAG CTAAGAAGGTAGTGAAACGTAGCTGGTGTATTATTTGTAGTTCGTGTCAAAATGTAGGCTACCCAGCTGATTACGCACATATG AACCAACAATAA